From the genome of Solanum stenotomum isolate F172 chromosome 5, ASM1918654v1, whole genome shotgun sequence:
TGTTCATAGATgagaaaatgggtcaaaatgctCTGTTTATAAAGGTATTTAATACTTTTATAGGGTAATAGAACAGTCACATagttaaaatatcttttttgaaaatttgagacAACCGTAACTTTTACCctttctctttaatttatatattcatattatGCTCCGCGTTGAAATTATTAAATCAAGGACACAACACACTGGTTGAGATGACACAAAGTTTGCCCAACACCAGTAAAATGCACCATTATGGAAAAATTGGAAGAAATAATGTTATTATATCGTGTTGGTAGACATTATAATTGCACAAGAATGAGTCACCTAAAAGCTTATCCTCAAACTACTTAACTTGATATCCAATGATGTTCATCATAAAGATTTAGCTATGATTAATAAGTGATCTAATTGTATTGTATTCTtttattgagaaaataaaaaagaaaaaacaaaaagaaaaatcttcTATCTAGCCATCATAAAATACTAGATAAACATTTGATTTGAGCAATTAAACACTAAAATCAAATTGTcttgatacaaaaataaaaaaaataatagcatTCAATGGAAAAATACTAGTACTAGATAATAATGAGTAGTTACTACTAGAGCCTTGAGCAATTAAACACTAAAATCAAATAGTcttgatacaaaaataaaataaaataatagcaTTCAATGGAAAAATACTAGTACTAGATAATAATGAGTAGTTACTACTAGAGCCTAACAAGAATTAgagtaacaaaataaaaataaatcaccATTGAGATGGACTTTGTAGAGGTTCAATATGTTTAAACATATCCAAAGGGAAGTCATCAATGAAGCTATCTGGAGTAAGTGGCTTCTCAATTTGTCTCTTGACAAATGGTATTTCCACATTATCAAATCCATGTCCAAAAACATCTATGAAGTTAGGCATGATGGGGAATTCTTGATTTTCTAGTGGCAAAGCAAAGTCATCATGAGTTGGGATATGTGAAGATTCTATAATTCCAAGTTTCTTCTCATCATTAGGAATAGTAGTAGTACTCATGATGTCAAGTTGATGATGCATAAGCATGTTTGGTTCAAAAGCAATTGAATCTGGAGTCATCACTAAATCTTCCAAGGGGACAAGTTGTTGGTTCATCATGTGGTCAGAGTTGTCAATATAGGATGATGAGCAAGATTGTGACTTGGACAATGACTCTTCATGTTCTCTTGATGAGCTCAATTTAGGTGCctgataaaaaaaatccaaacaaaaatatatttttacttcaaattactaaacaaaagtaaaaaataacaaCTTCAATTTATATTCATGGTCAAACACAACTGCAATGCATGcattttcaaatatcatttttcaatttgataacaaaaacaatttttttttgaatttcacaATAAAACATGGATAAACGTCCATTTAACgcaaattatacaattttttcatACCATCAAGTTAAGATGACCAGACCATAGTAGAAATAAAGATGAATTAAAAAGAGGATGAAAATATATAAGGTGTTCTATCCGTATATATTATGCTcttcaacataaaaaaatatatagaagggaaaaaatgagttcaaaaTGGAAACAATGATAAGTGTTATTGTTTAGTCAATATGCTAAGTTGTAGACATGCactatcaatttatttttgttccTAGTCTGAAaatccaacaaaaatacaaaagcaCCCATGCTCGAGATCaaacaaaaagaatgacatatacaaatcaagaaataatataataccTCTAATATTAGGGGAAAAGCACAAGTTTGGGTTGTGTTATTTTGGGATGTTCGTAAAATCCTAGCCAACCTTTTCTGTCGACTACTCCAAAAATTCTTAACATCATTGTCAGTTCGCCCCGGTAGATATGTAGCAATTCTTGCCCATTTATTACCAAATTGTCCCTGTAGTTCAATAACTgtcctttcttcttctccagaAAATTTCACTCCACTTttcaccaaaacaacaatcaaaagttacaaataaaaatcaagaaaaatgttTAAATTGACATATTAAAGAATGTAGTACTAGTAATTTACTTTTTTAAGTTAGGTCTAAGTTTATTGACCCAACGAAGACGACAAGATTTTCCAGTACGTTGCAAAAGGCCTTTGGATCGAATGGAGCTCCAATCTCTTGGACCATATTTCTTAACATGATTTATGAGcacttgatcttcttcttctttccatGGTCCTTTCTTCATTTCATCTTCATTCTCATCAAACTCGTAACGATGATGACGATGATATGAAGATGATGATCTTCTTCCTtccattagtatttttttttctctactaGTACTATAATAATTAAACTtgatatttcatgttttttttttatgctgATTTTATCTATTTCTTGAAACAGTGACGGTTAAGGCGGTTATGGGCACTACCACACACCCTCACGACTTACCCCACATTCCCCCCATTTTATGAATTCAAATATAgtcaaaagttattttaaagataatagGTTTAAAAGATCTTGCTATAGGCAATTAAATATTGGTAGTCTTTTTTATTATAGGGGAAAACAATCACTACTTACACTAACTTTTTCATTGCaaactattttcttattttcatagatattttgattgagtccatgagaaaaaaaaatgtaatatttttatacgaaaaaattaaaaaaatttcccAAATGATATCATGCATTTTTGCAATAAGTTAGTTGGCATAAATGAGTAGGAAATCATGTTCTATATTTCTTACTGTTTCGCaatgaataatatttgtattattagTGGTTAATTGACCCctaaaacttaaatatataatattatttttcagaaaataatcTTTATCAATGGgatatgattttctttttctcgAAGATAtggttaacttttttttaataaaaaattaccataacaataacaataacaataaataataataataataataataataataataataataacaataataacaataaataacaataataacaataataacaataataataataataataataataataataataaNNNNNNNNNNNNNNNNNNNNNNNNNNNNNNNNNNNNNNNNNNNNNNNNNNNNNNNNNNNNNNNNNNNNNNNNNNNNNNNNNNNNNNNNNNNNNNNNNNNNNNNNNNNNNNNNNNNNNNNNNNNNNNNNNNNNNNNNNNNNNNNNNNNNNNNNNNNNNNNNNNNNNNNNNNNNNNNNNNNNNNNNNNNNNNNNNNNNNNNNNNNNNNNNNNNNNNNNNNNNNNNNNNNNNNNNNNNNNNNNNNNNNNNNNNNNNNNNNNNNNNNNNNNNNNNNNNNNNNNNNNNNNNNNNNNNNNNNNNNNNNNNNNNNNNNNNNNNNNNNNNNNNNNNNNNNNNNNNNNNNNNNNaataacaataataataacaataataacaataataataataataatagtaataataataataatagtaataactatcttctaaacaaaccatggttattcgtgatacctcttttgataatttaaaaggagaaattgaacatttgaaagaagaaattaaatttcttaaacaaaatgttcaatttctccttttaaatcatcaaaagaggtatcacgaataaccatggtttgtttagaagagagtctattatgaacttcagacaaagagtaaggagcagaataattaaattcttgagagttttaactcattgcacaaatttatgtCTTATTGCGTACAAGCCCCAATAATgaaatcaattatatatataccatgaaagttcctaggctctgataccaacgatACATAATCACTGACCTGGCGGCCGCCCAGTCATAGATCAAGTaagtcaatatccttagaggtagtccaactacataagaatcgaaatacacaagaattttaacatagtttctcagactgcatgatttaattattttacccaagcaaagggcctgttaagaagctaatacatacttttattgagcTCATATGTCTGATAGTTCTAATCGGGTATCAGAcgccctacttatcaaactctTTTTCGGGCTAAAAACCACGGCGCATCAGACGGAGCCacaaagacaaagccaataaaagtagtactagatccgactgtacctcaatctcaTAACCAAGTCGAGAAGtcatactaaaattcttctatatttaaataaagcttagatccgttcatggtttatataaaagaaaagttagttatccggcatagatataatttgttagccggacatagtcacgaCTTAACTCAGAGATAAAAAGATAAAGCTGGAAATAAAAGGAAGTACCTTATAGTAAACACCACTCTTTATTGCTCCGGCCAAAGTCCGGCAAACTTACAATACTTAGAAGAGTTtacaaaagagagagagaaaaacgTAAACAAGAAGAGGTGGTTTCTAAAACCTGCcctcaattaaagaaaaacaaacttatttatagaaaaaagaaagtgtCTTTGTACAGGATACTGGCCCCTATCTGGGTCCTGATAATAGTGTATCTACTGTAGGTGAACAATGTATCTACTGTAGGTGAACAGTGTATCTACTGTAGGTGAACAATGTATCTACTGTAGGTGAACAGTGTATCTACTGTAGGTGAACAGTGTTGCTACAGTAGTGCGGACCTACTACCGACGCGGATAAGCTTTACACTTTTTTTTACATCTTGTCCCttaattttgccaaaaaatcttCGGCTTTCTTCAGTGCATCCACTAGTGCTTCTTCTTCATATGGTTGTGCTTCGTGCATatcttcacttgtttcacttcgcattgatgaatttgattttgcgtaatgacttatatttagaagaatctttttcttcacttcttctaGATAATTCATAATCATTCATGATTAGAAATTTTTCTAGCCATATGTTTAACGGAGGTTGAGTCATCAGTCATAATTCCTTTATTAGGAATTGATTTATAATCGTGTATGGTTTTCGTTATTAGATCCAACGTTCTTGTTCGTATAAAGACTTTGTTTGATGATCTTTCTTCATCAGcttgtcccaaaaattattataataagttcTGTATAGGCAAGAGATTTGTTCCTCAGTGAAATTTACTTTTGGAACCCATTTATGAATCCATGGAACaaagaattttataaaaaagtatatctgttcaatttgttgaaaataacaaatatgttcttgatgatATAACTTGTTGAGATCTGGGGAAATCTTGAcccattctttgtataacttgAGAAATGGTTCGAGCAATATTTTTATGGTTGGCCCGTAATATGATCACCagtttaaaaatcaatttggtATAGGGTTAGCAAATATCTTGGCACATACTTTTATAAACTAAGTATGTTTATGCCTTTCATTGTTATAACAGAGGACTTTATTAAATGCctgaatataatcccaataggtAAAGCTTACCATGACTTTGTTCagattgaattgtctttcaGTCATTGAGGAAATATCCCAATCTTCAGTATGAATGACGcgttttataatcattttagagaagtaataaacattctcacttgtattatatcctgaaaaatgttgaaattcaacacATGTGCTTATCAGCAGAGTCTCATAATATTTccgagttttgtatgactcacccgAAAAATAAAGCCCATTAACTAAATacctctggaatatcttccaaggttcttcttttctctgtatgtcagagttttctaagagaaatatcatttctcttttttcatatgttttgatatcATCAACTGCTTCTTTGGCGATTGAAGCAAAAGAATCACCTTGCTTTTGAGTTAGAAACTCATGTAGTTTAGCATATAATGGATCActttctggaatatcttccagatgtattgatgatgagctttttcttgtgctctagagtttaagttatataaactcATTCCTCCCTTTTGTATAATTGGAGTACTAGATGATAAAGATCCGTATGATGATCTTGATGAACTtggggatgatcttccccttccgcGAGTATAACTGTCTTTTCCTCTAGCATTGGTTTTCCAAGGAGGATCCATCCTGCAAACATAacatttagttttaatcattcaagaggttataaacttcattataataaaatctttcataaagctcttgttcaatcatgtaattattgACGATATCTACACCATTCCATCTATAATTTTCCATAATATAAGTTCCTTTAAATCTCTATTAAGAAGAACTACCTTCAAAATCGTAACCAAATCTTTATCaagaaagaaatcaagaaaacccatcagaagaaagatattctcttgataagaagtctgggagagaattatcacttccctttttataatgaatttcgaaatcaaaaggGGCTAATTGTGTTTGCCACctagcaaaaattaacttagacgcatcatgtttaaaatctttatcaaacatatacttgaCTGACTGAACATCAgtttttatcaagaattttttattattaaatcatcttgaaattttaaaacgcacttaacgatagttaacatttcatgagctaccgtcgcatattttttctgagcaccgctccattttcctgaatgaaatcgaataagatattcatttttatcatgcggattaatttgtttcaatatacCTCCATACCCAATAGTAGACGCATCCGTTTCTACAATCTTTGGTCAAGCAGGATTAGCAAGGGTTAAACAAGgtaaagatttaactctttctttaatagtctttacaagATCTATGAGACTATTAGTCCAAGGCTTCTTATGATCCTTTTTTAGCCTGTCATATAACGAAACTAAATCTCGAGACAAATTCTTGTAGAATGGGGAAATGTAGTTTAAACTTTCCAAAAACCGCTGCAATTGCGTCTtatctgtaataatatcagggaatttcaatgcgaattcaatagatcgctgaatatgagtcatttttccttgacaaatcaaatgacccaaaaatctaacttctgtttggagactcattttaggtttagatatgaTCAAatcattttgaataattattttcttaaaaatgtctaaatgcttaatatgcatttcaagagtctttgagtataccaaaatatcatcaatataaactatgatgaaacCTAAATagggattaaaaatatcattcattatcttttgaaattctgagggagcatttttaacccaaaaggcattacattccattcgtacTGTCCAAACGGAACATTAAATTCCGTTCTATATGAATTGTCtctaaatatttggatttgccaatatccagattttaaatcaaattttgaaaagatattagcatcatataatctggttaataaatctcttttatttggaataggatatctaatccattttaaaaatttatttaaaggtttataatttataactaacctgggAACACCTCGTTCCTTTTCTGCtgcgttattaacataaaaagcagTACACGACCATGGTGATTTAGAAGGCTTTATCAAAcccttttgtaataaattattaatttcctttTTGTAGAATTCAACTAATTCGGTATTCATCTGACAAGGACATGATTTGGTAGGGATATTTTCCTCAGAGAAATCATattcatatggaagagttacaatatgctttttccgattccaaaaggcactaggatgatcaacacaaatatcaatgaccattttttcaaaaatgagtttaatcttttcctgtactttagcagattttaaagtatcgaatatattcatactaaatatctcaagctgtaaataatcaacatgcttttgtttcatgtcaattaaagcattaatatctctagaaataggctcggtgattaaagtataactaatatcttgatttttataagtagtagaaaatcctttagcatttatattagtaaaaggataaattgcatttataaaaggagttcctagaataataggagggtataactgattttttactaagaaaaataaGTGAGGAATATAAACTTTATTCTGGCAAATacgagtattagataatttatactttatatctaaagcatgaccagatgcagatttaaccatatgagttgttttttcaaaatatttagtaggtacaaGACTTTCTTGAATGCAACTCACATCAGCGCTACAatcaatcatagcaatgttagttatagaaaaagtattatcaattaatatagtacatttaatataccatttatgagctgtaacaatttgcatcattcctaaaaacatattttgtttcggATCAATATCCAAAGTGTtggcaagagtattttcttcagcaGTAGATTCATCAgccttattttttcctttgctattagcagactcaatctgagtaagacggtgatcataaataatatgattttgtttaagaaatttaatttcttctttcaaatgttcaatttctccttttaaatcataaaaagaGGTATCACGAATAACCATGGTTTGTTTAGAATGgagtctattatgaacttcagaTAAGGAGTAAGGCGCAGAATAATTAAATtcatctttaacctttttatcacTAGGAATACTAGTTGAAGATCTAGTTTTACTAGAAGccaattgaatgatcttttcacgaAGAGTATTATCGGTAATTTCCtttagaagttctatcacattgtTTGCAGTGATAGTGAACATATTCATATCTTCGAACTGAGATTGCAGCTTGTAGAAATCATTATGTTCGCAGTGACAAACATCACCATGACATTTGCAAGAATTATTCGAATCTTGATGAACCTTAGAAGACTCAGGTTGCTCATCCTCTGTTGCAAAACttgcttcagaatcatcataatctgattctgaaccagaagtatatagaaaactataaatcttctcctgaatatcatcatcaagttctagagtcttaagcttttgtagcttacaatttggagctatgcccaaattttccacatttataacacttaatcttaTCAAGATCTCGCCTTGATCTATTCTtggtaaatctatgagatttacgatgagctctacgctcatctctttcttctctagtccttctcctagatctttttttcttatgatGAGATCTATGAGATTCTAATTTAGAAGTTTCTCGGTTGGTACCTTTAGAAGCATCTGGTAAACCGAACTGAGTACAAAAATCTCCCAATTGAgacttttctctaagcttatccatctttagctgtcttgagagttttaactcattgTACAAATTTATGCCTTCTTACGTGTAAGCCCCAATAAGTTTTCCATAGGTAAAATTACTATAGGGAATAATTCCTTGCGGATCTCTAAGAgtctttttcactctttttgcaaataaagaaggtaaaccatcaataaatttggctttTCAGAATTCTAAGCCATTTTCGGAAAGTTCCATTACCCGACTTAAATAAgtgtctttataccatctaaactcacctaaatgtctacatctaagaccatttagtaaagatctaatggtttcatattgattggtgaatctaccactaaaatgttCTAGGATGGTCAAGACTAAAGTATAAACAAtgtcttctctatttttaacTAAAGCAAATCCTAGGTTATCAACTCCTTCGGCCGTAGCCTTAGCATTTATGACTGTTGCCTTTGCATCAAGGgtcatataattatcccaccaacctcTTAATTGACTCGTAAAATCTGCAataatcatttttcaaatagtCCTGTCAGTGTTATTAACGCTCTTGCAGATGGTAGCATACATAGCATCCTATGAACTAAAATAGTTAACTGTCTATCAGTCAAACCAtcgagattccattcataaatctcgCTTCCACTATAAGAGAtgttagtttgattccaatctCTTTCCTCTATTAAAACATCTTGAAGAGTTGGTCTGGGATAATAGTAAGTTTGCATACTAGGTTTTCTAGCATACgtattaccactattcttctttggataaccatgaagtttattaacttccatttcCACTTGTGTCTCGAAATTGAAAGTGGCTTCCATTtcatctgcaaaatcttcaGCGAGGCTTATCGGTTTCGCACTTGCACCAAATTCTGAAAACTTTTTATCTAAAAGGCTTTCAAGATCATGAAGAGGTCTAAGAATAAAATCCCGAATCTCAAGAGGTCTTTGAATAGGGACATCAGGCTGTTTGGATGTAGAAGCCTGTTCAGAGACTTGTTTAGCTGATTTTAACTTGTCATCAATTTGAATAATCAGATTAGTTAGATTATCTAACTTCTTATCTagagaacaaatatgttcaCCAATGACATTAACATACaaacccaaataattatttctcaaaattgtTCACCTACAGTAGATACACTGTTCACCTGCAGTAGATACACTATTACCAGGACCCAGATAGGGGCCCAGTATCCTGtacaaagatattttttttttctataaataagtttgtttttctttaattgagggcaggttttagaaaccacctctttttgtttatgtttttctctctctcttttgtaAACTCTTCTAAGTATTGTAAGCTTGCCGGACTTTGGCCGGAGCAATAAAGAGTGATGTTTACTATAAGGTACTTCCTTTTATTTCCAGCTTTATCTTTTTATCTCTGAGTTAAGTCGTGACTATGTCCAGCTAACAAAttatatctatgccggataactaacttctcttttatataaaccatgaacggatctaagctttatttaaatatagaagaattttagtatggcttctcgacttggttctgagattgaggtacagtcggatctagtactacttttattggctttgtctttgtGACTCCATCTGATGAGCTGGTTTTTAGCCCGaactctaataataataataataatatgcaaGTAATTATACCATTgtgtatttttgaaaattataccaatttttttgaaaaaaaaaagaagaaaaggaggtGGAGGCGATCACACATATCTCTCTTTATGTGTGATATGTTTTGTTTTGTAAAACATGTCCAAGTTCAAGTTGAAATTATTAGGAGTTTGTagctgaaaaatatttcaaattaaataatggTTTCATTCAGAAGTAATATTTAATTGCAAAAGAGGGCTGGTCGAAGGTTTGGTCTGTTTGCTCAGGGGACCTATTTGGTCAGCCTTTTAAATTTACTTAACGTAATTTCATATTTATGCTCTTTAATTTTGAATGTGCATAAACAGACACTTAAActcatataaaattataaaaatagacaCATTCTACGTGATATCCTACATCACAATTTGCATCCTACCTGGTATCCTACGTGTTTTATGTCACATAGGACTCACGCGGCtactttgttcaactttatacaaatttgagtgtctacttgtgcacacccaaagttaaagaCATAAATGAGAAATGAGTTCAagttaaaggatatatatatatatatatatatatagacacctgcttttgtaaaagaaaatatttaacaatTTCAGACAAAATCatctcatcttcttcttccttataaTGATGGTACAATAGTACTCCCTCTATTTTATGATCCCTCCgtttttatttacttgtcaaatatttttttaatttgattttcttttttacttatcatattttgacaaatcaagaaaggataatttttttcctattacactctcaatttattaatattgagttaatgattttgaaaaatgtaaagtAAATATGTTTAAGACTCTATCAATTAATACTGGTAacatggtaaactcactataccaatcattgttttcttagtaggtgtgtcaagtcaaaatttaacaagtaaaaaaaGGACAGAGATTAAGTGAATTTCTGAGTCAATGAAccctattaagaaaaatatttaaggactTAATTTAAACCATATTTTCCACTATTGCCctttataaaatcataaatataactttgtaaGTAGTGCAATTTTTATCTCCTAGAAAATTTAACACTTCATTAAAGAAAAGGACAAATATGGAACAAAATTCAAACACTTATCTTTAAATTTgaacaaatcaattattttgaacattGAAAAAAGCCTcaaaaattcacttaatatgaaatagagggagtaatttaatttatatcaattgaaatataatgcttaaagaaattttaaatattaaaagtgagTTTATTAATTGGTAACTTACACAAATTTCACTACTTTAGGAGCTAATATTTAGATTTACACTAGTTTGCTAAATTACATTCCTTACCATATTTTGAGCCTCGGATGCGTGTATCTGCATCTTTCAGATACACGAATCTTGGCAGAGCTAATATATGCATCTTCCAGATACATGCTGTTAATAAGCTCTCCCAATTTATTCATCAGCCATCTCACACACACTGGCAAGCAATGAAGTGTCCCCTTCGGTATCTCAAATCAACTATCCATCATGGGCTTCTTTTTCACCATGGATCTAATGTTGCACTTCATGTTTATAACGATGCAGATTGGGAAGGGGACCACGATGATTGTACCTCTACTTCTGCTTACGTTATCTATCTTGGCTTAACACCAATCAGTTGGTCATCGAAGAAACAAGTTGCTCGATCTTCAACTGAGGCCGAGTATCGCGCTGTTGCAGAGACAAATTGGCTTACCAATCTTCTCAAAGAGTTTCGTATCTCTCTTGATAATGTACCAACTATCTACTGCGACAACATTGGCACCACCTA
Proteins encoded in this window:
- the LOC125866030 gene encoding transcription factor DUO1-like; translated protein: MEGRRSSSSYHRHHRYEFDENEDEMKKGPWKEEEDQVLINHVKKYGPRDWSSIRSKGLLQRTGKSCRLRWVNKLRPNLKNGVKFSGEEERTVIELQGQFGNKWARIATYLPGRTDNDVKNFWSSRQKRLARILRTSQNNTTQTCAFPLILEAPKLSSSREHEESLSKSQSCSSSYIDNSDHMMNQQLVPLEDLVMTPDSIAFEPNMLMHHQLDIMSTTTIPNDEKKLGIIESSHIPTHDDFALPLENQEFPIMPNFIDVFGHGFDNVEIPFVKRQIEKPLTPDSFIDDFPLDMFKHIEPLQSPSQW